A window of Sphingobium herbicidovorans contains these coding sequences:
- the ctrA gene encoding response regulator transcription factor CtrA, whose protein sequence is MRVLLIEDEPTTAKAIELMLTTEGFNVYTTDLGEEGLDLGKLYDYDIICLDLNLPDMHGYDVLKKLRAAKVQTPVLILSGIAEMDSKVRSFGFGADDYVTKPFHREELIARIHAVVRRSKGHSQSVIRTGKLAVNLDAKTVEVDGNRVHLTGKEYAMLELLSLRKGTTLTKEMFLNHLYGGMDEPELKIIDVFICKLRKKLALACSGDNYIETVWGRGYVLRDPDEVQEVATKVA, encoded by the coding sequence ATGCGCGTCCTGCTTATTGAAGACGAACCGACGACGGCCAAGGCGATCGAGCTGATGCTCACGACTGAGGGCTTTAACGTCTACACGACTGATCTGGGCGAGGAAGGCCTGGATCTGGGCAAGCTGTATGATTACGATATCATCTGCCTGGATCTCAACCTGCCTGACATGCACGGCTATGATGTGCTCAAGAAGCTGAGAGCGGCCAAGGTGCAGACGCCGGTGCTGATACTGTCCGGCATTGCCGAAATGGATAGCAAGGTCCGCTCCTTCGGTTTTGGCGCCGACGACTATGTGACAAAGCCTTTTCATCGCGAAGAATTGATCGCGCGCATTCATGCTGTAGTGCGCCGTTCCAAGGGGCATTCGCAGTCGGTCATCCGCACTGGCAAGCTCGCCGTGAATCTCGATGCCAAGACGGTAGAAGTGGACGGTAATCGCGTTCATCTTACCGGCAAGGAATATGCGATGCTGGAGCTGCTCTCGCTTCGCAAGGGCACCACGCTGACCAAGGAAATGTTCCTGAACCACCTTTATGGCGGCATGGACGAGCCTGAGTTGAAGATCATCGACGTCTTCATCTGCAAGCTGCGCAAGAAGCTGGCGCTGGCGTGTAGCGGCGATAATTACATCGAGACCGTCTGGGGTCGGGGCTATGTGCTGCGCGATCCCGACGAAGTGCAGGAAGTCGCCACAAAGGTGGCCTGA
- the wrbA gene encoding NAD(P)H:quinone oxidoreductase yields the protein MAKVLVLYYSSYGHIEAMAKAVAEGAAAAGAQVDIRRVPETAPLEVAKNAGFKLDQDAPVASVAELADYDAIIIGTGTRFGRMSSQMAAFLDQAGGLWARGALNGKVGGAFTSTASQHGGQETTLFSIITNLLHFGMVIVGLDYGFAGQTGVDKVRGGAPYGATTLADSDGSRQPDQDELDGARYQGRRIAETAAKLHG from the coding sequence ATGGCAAAGGTTCTAGTCCTTTACTACTCTTCCTATGGGCATATTGAGGCCATGGCCAAGGCGGTGGCAGAAGGCGCTGCGGCGGCTGGGGCTCAAGTCGATATCAGACGAGTACCCGAAACAGCGCCGCTGGAAGTCGCAAAGAACGCCGGGTTCAAGCTGGATCAGGATGCGCCCGTAGCATCGGTAGCCGAGCTGGCGGATTATGACGCAATCATCATCGGCACCGGCACTCGCTTCGGGCGCATGTCTAGCCAGATGGCCGCCTTCCTCGATCAGGCGGGGGGCCTTTGGGCCCGAGGGGCGCTGAATGGCAAAGTGGGAGGCGCGTTCACCTCTACCGCCAGCCAGCACGGCGGACAGGAAACCACTCTCTTCTCTATCATCACGAACCTTCTGCATTTTGGGATGGTGATCGTAGGACTGGACTATGGCTTTGCTGGTCAGACGGGCGTCGATAAAGTCCGGGGCGGCGCGCCTTATGGCGCGACCACGCTCGCAGACAGCGACGGCAGCCGTCAGCCGGATCAGGATGAACTTGACGGGGCCCGCTATCAGGGGCGGCGTATCGCCGAAACAGCGGCAAAGCTGCACGGTTAA
- a CDS encoding pirin family protein, producing the protein MNTSVKKHIERRPFASLGHADHGWLNARHHFSFADYHDPARMGWGAIRVWNDDEIAPNTGFPPHPHRDMEIITYVRKGAITHQDSLGNTGRTEAGDVQVMSAGTGIRHSEYNLESEMTTLFQIWIIPNAPGGAPSWGAKPFPKDDRSGRLVVLASGYEEDREALRIRADTRLLGGTVKAGASVTYNSADGRHLYLVAATGRIEIDGQIFEGRDGAAIIGGRPITVTAIEDSEIVLVDSA; encoded by the coding sequence ATGAATACGAGCGTGAAAAAGCATATCGAACGTCGCCCCTTCGCGTCGCTCGGCCATGCCGACCATGGCTGGCTGAATGCTCGTCACCACTTTTCCTTCGCCGATTATCATGATCCGGCCCGGATGGGATGGGGTGCGATACGCGTTTGGAACGACGATGAGATTGCCCCCAACACAGGCTTTCCCCCGCACCCTCACCGCGACATGGAAATAATCACCTATGTCCGCAAGGGCGCGATCACCCATCAGGACAGTCTGGGCAACACCGGCCGCACCGAAGCGGGCGACGTCCAGGTAATGAGCGCCGGCACGGGCATTCGCCATTCCGAATATAATCTGGAAAGTGAAATGACAACGCTGTTCCAGATATGGATCATCCCGAATGCGCCAGGCGGCGCACCCAGTTGGGGCGCCAAGCCGTTTCCGAAGGATGATCGTTCCGGGCGGTTGGTCGTACTGGCCAGCGGCTATGAAGAAGACCGAGAGGCGCTGCGCATCCGCGCCGATACTCGTCTGCTGGGTGGAACGGTGAAGGCTGGCGCTTCGGTAACCTACAATAGCGCTGATGGGCGCCACCTCTATCTTGTCGCGGCAACGGGGCGGATAGAAATCGATGGCCAGATTTTCGAAGGTCGCGACGGCGCCGCTATTATCGGCGGAAGACCGATCACCGTGACTGCAATCGAAGATAGCGAAATCGTCCTGGTCGATAGCGCATAA
- a CDS encoding LysR family transcriptional regulator has product MRLPDFEAWAIFAAVVEHRSFTDAAKALSVSKATVSKAVTRLEQHLDTSLFSRTSRRLALTESGKRLADHAARILAEGQAAEEAARDDTAELSGTVRLGAPMSFGLLRIAPLIAAFTKLHPAVNVDLHLSDARIDIIEMGLDATIRVADMPDSSLRARRLADVNMHVIASPGYLAERGKPTHPSDLGEHDCLCYANVATPDVWRFGGPGQQNVTVQVRARLTVNSGDAMLPALRAGVGIAQLPDFIVMDGLASGDLEEILIDWRPPPIGLHLVTPPSRLRPARVKALLDYIAENHGC; this is encoded by the coding sequence ATGCGACTTCCTGATTTCGAAGCCTGGGCCATTTTCGCGGCCGTGGTCGAGCACCGGAGTTTCACTGACGCCGCCAAGGCGCTGAGCGTTTCCAAGGCGACCGTATCCAAAGCGGTTACGCGCCTTGAACAACATCTGGATACCAGCCTGTTCAGCCGGACGAGCCGCCGACTTGCTCTAACTGAAAGTGGTAAGCGCCTGGCTGATCACGCGGCCCGCATTCTCGCCGAAGGGCAGGCGGCGGAAGAGGCTGCGCGGGATGACACCGCGGAACTGAGCGGCACCGTTCGTCTCGGCGCGCCCATGAGCTTCGGTCTGCTCCGCATTGCCCCGCTGATCGCGGCGTTCACCAAGCTTCACCCGGCGGTTAATGTGGATCTCCACCTTTCCGATGCCCGCATCGACATTATTGAAATGGGTCTTGACGCCACTATTCGGGTTGCCGACATGCCCGACAGTTCTTTGCGCGCCCGGCGATTGGCGGACGTCAACATGCATGTCATTGCTTCACCTGGTTACTTGGCGGAGCGTGGAAAGCCGACGCATCCGTCCGACCTCGGCGAGCATGATTGTCTTTGCTATGCCAATGTTGCGACACCCGATGTCTGGCGGTTCGGGGGGCCGGGGCAGCAAAATGTCACGGTCCAGGTGAGGGCGCGGCTCACGGTCAACAGCGGTGACGCGATGCTACCTGCCTTACGGGCGGGGGTCGGGATCGCCCAACTGCCCGATTTTATCGTCATGGATGGGCTGGCGTCGGGGGATCTTGAGGAAATATTGATCGACTGGCGGCCGCCGCCGATCGGCCTTCACTTGGTTACGCCGCCCTCTCGTTTGCGCCCGGCGCGGGTTAAGGCGCTGCTGGATTATATCGCGGAAAATCACGGTTGCTGA
- a CDS encoding S8 family serine peptidase: MKWTPPCIAASLLLSGPGAHAQLLPSPGSTLGQVGGVLPGIVDQAENDLEGSGLSPTRLTQRLAATRAARITQLLRRHGDSVELDDRGQPARRGVILLTGAKLTSIEALRRAGYGVASEAVEGINLSVSRLIVPQGYSLLRAMKQVRSIAPEAEVSADNLYFSSGDRTMAAAATLASTVAVGSRAAGLIDGGVAHHPSLTGGIEQRGFARGAPKASSHGTAVASLISGTGIVRGAAPGAPLLAADVYGDDPAGGGAFAITRALGWMAARSVKVVTVSLVGPDNPLLAGAIRLARDKGVTVVAAVGNDGPAAPPAYPASYPEVVAVTGIDRRGRILPEAGRGRHVDFAAPGADMNAANVDGGKSPVRGTSFAAPLVAGRLLVTGNLSTLRSEAKPGAKGRRGYGRGIICDACRN; the protein is encoded by the coding sequence ATGAAATGGACACCCCCTTGTATCGCCGCCAGCCTCCTACTTTCGGGACCGGGCGCGCATGCGCAGCTCCTGCCCTCCCCCGGCAGCACGCTGGGTCAGGTTGGCGGCGTACTCCCTGGGATCGTTGATCAGGCTGAGAACGACTTGGAGGGGAGCGGCCTGTCCCCGACGCGGCTTACCCAACGGCTGGCTGCTACGCGAGCAGCGCGGATAACGCAACTGCTGCGACGGCACGGCGACAGCGTCGAACTGGACGACCGGGGGCAACCTGCGCGACGCGGAGTTATTCTGCTCACCGGCGCCAAACTCACCAGCATCGAAGCGCTGCGCCGCGCAGGTTACGGTGTGGCAAGCGAAGCCGTCGAAGGTATCAATCTCAGCGTCTCTCGGCTTATCGTGCCACAGGGCTACAGCCTGCTTCGTGCGATGAAGCAGGTGCGCTCAATAGCACCCGAGGCAGAGGTCAGCGCAGACAATCTCTATTTCTCCAGTGGTGATCGCACGATGGCGGCTGCAGCAACGCTCGCAAGCACTGTGGCTGTAGGCAGTCGCGCTGCTGGGCTTATCGATGGCGGGGTGGCCCATCATCCTTCACTGACTGGCGGCATCGAGCAACGCGGCTTCGCTCGCGGCGCGCCCAAGGCAAGTTCGCACGGAACGGCGGTCGCATCGCTCATCAGCGGGACGGGCATCGTCCGGGGCGCCGCACCCGGCGCACCTTTGCTGGCGGCGGACGTCTATGGCGACGATCCGGCGGGTGGCGGGGCGTTCGCCATTACCAGGGCGCTCGGCTGGATGGCGGCGCGCAGCGTGAAGGTCGTGACGGTGAGTCTGGTCGGACCCGACAACCCGCTGCTCGCCGGAGCGATCCGGTTGGCGCGCGACAAGGGAGTGACGGTTGTGGCGGCAGTCGGCAATGACGGTCCTGCCGCGCCACCCGCTTATCCGGCTTCCTATCCCGAAGTCGTGGCGGTCACAGGCATCGACAGACGCGGGCGAATATTGCCCGAAGCAGGTCGCGGACGACATGTGGACTTTGCAGCACCCGGCGCGGACATGAACGCGGCCAATGTCGATGGCGGAAAATCGCCGGTCCGGGGTACGTCCTTCGCCGCTCCGCTGGTTGCGGGTCGGCTGCTCGTGACCGGAAATCTTTCCACATTGCGCTCCGAAGCGAAACCGGGGGCCAAGGGTCGCAGGGGATATGGACGCGGGATCATCTGCGACGCTTGCAGAAATTAG